Proteins encoded within one genomic window of Guyparkeria hydrothermalis:
- the fabD gene encoding ACP S-malonyltransferase, protein MIAGVFPGQGSQSIGMASGWGEHEDIAQAVFDRASDVLGYDLWSLVAEGEATDLNQTERTQPAMLAADVAAWQIWRHNDGATPAALAGHSLGEYAALVAAESIDFEAAVALVARRGQLMQSAVAEGQGAMAAVLGLEDDAVRGVCEKAADGDVCEAVNFNAPGQVVIAGDRAAVERAEAIASDEGAKRFVLLPVSVPSHSSLMREAGEQLRGEIAQVSIRPPRVPVIHNVDALTHENPEAIATALVEQLFRPVQWVACVQAMQAMGAGDQVEFGPGKVLTGLARRIDRGMGAKPVFDQATLEKALGTE, encoded by the coding sequence ATGATTGCAGGGGTGTTTCCGGGGCAGGGTTCCCAATCCATCGGCATGGCTAGCGGCTGGGGTGAACACGAGGACATCGCGCAGGCGGTCTTCGATCGTGCCAGCGACGTGCTCGGTTACGACCTCTGGTCGCTGGTCGCCGAGGGTGAAGCCACCGACCTCAATCAGACCGAACGCACGCAGCCGGCCATGCTGGCGGCCGATGTCGCGGCCTGGCAGATCTGGCGTCACAACGACGGCGCCACGCCCGCTGCGCTGGCCGGTCACAGTCTCGGCGAGTACGCGGCGCTCGTCGCCGCCGAGTCGATCGATTTCGAGGCCGCCGTCGCCCTGGTGGCGCGCCGCGGCCAGCTGATGCAGTCGGCGGTTGCCGAAGGGCAGGGCGCGATGGCTGCCGTGCTGGGCCTTGAGGACGACGCGGTGCGTGGTGTCTGCGAGAAGGCCGCCGACGGCGACGTCTGCGAGGCCGTCAATTTCAATGCCCCAGGCCAGGTGGTGATCGCCGGCGACCGCGCCGCGGTCGAGCGGGCCGAGGCCATCGCCAGCGACGAGGGCGCCAAGCGCTTCGTGCTCCTGCCGGTAAGCGTGCCGTCGCACTCGTCGCTGATGCGCGAGGCGGGCGAGCAGTTGCGCGGAGAGATCGCCCAGGTATCGATCCGCCCGCCGCGTGTGCCGGTGATCCACAACGTCGATGCACTGACCCACGAGAATCCCGAGGCGATTGCCACCGCGCTGGTCGAGCAGCTGTTCCGTCCGGTGCAGTGGGTCGCCTGCGTTCAGGCGATGCAGGCCATGGGCGCCGGTGACCAGGTCGAATTCGGCCCGGGCAAGGTGCTGACCGGTCTGGCCCGTCGCATCGACCGTGGCATGGGTGCGAAGCCCGTGTTCGACCAGGCCACGCTGGAAAAGGCGCTCGGCACCGAATAA
- the fabG gene encoding 3-oxoacyl-ACP reductase FabG translates to MSEQASQFANLEGRVALVTGASRGIGAAIADALVAAGATVIGTATSEKGAAAISERLGDQGAGMALDVTQGDQVDAVIKEIESRFGPIAVLVNNAGITRDTLLMRMKEDDWDAIIQTNLTSVFRLSQKVMRSMAKARWGRIISIASVVGAMGNAGQTNYAAAKAGIMGFSKSLAREIGPRGVTVNVVAPGFIETDMTRDLPEKQKEALLGNIPNGRLGQPEEIASAVRFLAAPEAGYINGQTIHVNGGMYMG, encoded by the coding sequence ATGTCCGAACAAGCGAGCCAATTTGCCAATCTGGAAGGGCGCGTCGCGCTGGTTACCGGCGCCTCCCGCGGTATCGGTGCCGCCATTGCCGATGCGCTGGTCGCCGCCGGGGCGACGGTGATCGGCACGGCTACCTCCGAGAAGGGCGCCGCTGCCATCAGCGAGCGTCTGGGTGACCAGGGTGCCGGCATGGCGCTGGACGTGACCCAGGGCGATCAGGTTGACGCGGTGATCAAGGAGATCGAGTCGCGCTTCGGTCCGATCGCCGTGCTGGTCAACAACGCCGGCATTACCCGCGACACGCTGCTGATGCGGATGAAGGAAGACGACTGGGACGCGATCATCCAGACCAACCTGACCTCCGTGTTCCGCCTGTCGCAGAAGGTGATGCGCTCGATGGCCAAGGCGCGGTGGGGTCGCATCATCTCGATCGCCTCGGTAGTCGGCGCGATGGGCAATGCCGGGCAGACCAACTACGCGGCAGCGAAGGCCGGCATCATGGGCTTCTCCAAGTCGCTGGCCCGCGAGATCGGTCCACGTGGTGTGACCGTCAACGTGGTCGCCCCGGGCTTTATCGAAACTGATATGACCCGCGACCTGCCGGAGAAACAGAAGGAAGCGCTGCTGGGCAACATCCCCAACGGCCGCCTCGGTCAGCCTGAGGAAATCGCCTCGGCGGTGCGTTTCCTCGCTGCCCCGGAGGCCGGTTACATCAACGGCCAGACGATTCACGTCAACGGCGGCATGTACATGGGCTAA
- the acpP gene encoding acyl carrier protein, with product MSTVEERVKKIVVEQLGVKEEEVTNEASFVDDLGADSLDTVELVMALEEEFECEIPDEEAEKITTVQQAIDYVNNHKDA from the coding sequence ATGAGCACCGTTGAAGAACGCGTCAAGAAGATTGTTGTTGAGCAGTTGGGCGTCAAGGAAGAAGAAGTCACCAATGAAGCTTCATTCGTTGACGACCTCGGCGCGGATTCCCTCGATACCGTGGAGCTGGTCATGGCGCTGGAAGAAGAGTTCGAGTGCGAGATCCCGGACGAGGAAGCCGAGAAGATCACCACCGTTCAGCAGGCCATCGACTACGTCAACAACCACAAGGACGCCTGA
- the fabF gene encoding beta-ketoacyl-ACP synthase II, whose translation MSKRRVVITGLGLVTPLGNNVKDSWDGILAGRSGAAPIDRFDTDKMAVKFAATVKDFDPTTFLPAKDVKKMEPFIHYALSASIEAIEDAQLMSDSLDLDRVGTFIGSGIGGLGGIERNALALENQGPRRVSPFFVPGAIINMASGQLSIRYGFRGPNLATVTACTSGTHSIGQAARLIAYGDADVMVAGGTEGAISPLGVAGFASARALSTRNDDPERASRPWDRDRDGFVLGEGAGVMVLESLEHAQARGAHIYGEIKGFGMSSDAYHMTLPATDGNGARRCMEAALKDADLKPTEIDYINAHGTSTPAGDGTEVHAIKALFGNEPVKCPVSSTKSMTGHLLGAAGGIEAVFSVLALRDQVLPPTINLDNPSEDCDLDFVPHEARRVEGFEVAMSNSFGFGGTNGTLLFGRSVD comes from the coding sequence ATGAGCAAACGACGCGTCGTGATCACCGGCCTCGGGCTGGTGACCCCGCTGGGGAACAACGTCAAGGATTCCTGGGACGGCATCCTGGCTGGCCGGTCGGGCGCTGCGCCCATCGACCGTTTCGACACTGACAAGATGGCGGTCAAGTTCGCCGCCACCGTCAAGGACTTCGATCCGACGACGTTCCTGCCCGCCAAGGACGTCAAGAAGATGGAGCCGTTCATCCACTACGCGCTGAGTGCCTCCATCGAGGCGATCGAGGATGCGCAGTTGATGAGCGACTCGCTCGACCTCGACCGGGTGGGTACCTTCATCGGTTCCGGCATCGGCGGGCTGGGCGGCATCGAGCGCAATGCACTCGCCTTGGAGAACCAAGGGCCGCGACGCGTCTCGCCGTTCTTCGTCCCCGGCGCGATCATCAACATGGCCTCCGGCCAGCTGTCGATCCGTTATGGCTTCCGTGGTCCGAACCTCGCCACGGTGACTGCCTGTACGTCGGGCACGCACAGCATCGGCCAGGCCGCCCGTTTGATCGCCTACGGCGATGCCGACGTGATGGTTGCCGGTGGTACCGAGGGCGCGATCTCGCCGCTGGGTGTGGCCGGGTTCGCCTCGGCTCGAGCCCTGTCCACTCGCAACGACGATCCCGAGCGGGCGTCGCGTCCCTGGGATCGTGATCGGGACGGTTTCGTCCTGGGGGAGGGTGCCGGCGTGATGGTGCTCGAATCACTCGAGCATGCACAGGCCCGCGGTGCCCATATCTACGGCGAGATCAAGGGCTTCGGCATGAGCTCGGACGCCTATCACATGACCCTGCCGGCTACCGACGGTAACGGCGCGCGCCGTTGCATGGAAGCGGCTCTCAAGGACGCCGACCTCAAGCCGACCGAGATCGACTACATCAACGCTCATGGCACCTCGACCCCGGCCGGCGACGGCACCGAGGTGCATGCGATCAAGGCGTTGTTCGGTAACGAGCCGGTCAAATGCCCGGTCAGTTCGACCAAGTCGATGACCGGTCACCTGCTGGGCGCTGCCGGTGGCATCGAGGCCGTATTCTCGGTGCTTGCGCTGCGTGACCAGGTGCTGCCGCCAACCATCAACCTCGACAATCCCTCCGAGGATTGCGACCTCGATTTCGTGCCCCACGAGGCGCGCCGCGTCGAGGGCTTCGAGGTGGCCATGTCCAATTCCTTCGGCTTCGGCGGCACGAACGGCACGCTACTCTTCGGTCGCTCGGTCGACTGA
- a CDS encoding chorismate-binding protein, translated as MSDLPAITRLSGAGPELAELLLAAGSAGSHLFESVTAGGPLSRWSILFAAPTERLVKSADDDTPFLPRWQEAVSRRPDDRNDWMRRLAEHDLPTDFPFVGGWSFFLAYEMAGEIEPTLDLPAFALGQESGFPQAVAEYHPAALIRDHERGEDVVVHDRSEAGVRLARHLLTARESAAASPPRAVELAELRAPEGMPHRERVQRVRDYLFAGDIFQANLSHAWDFRLADDVPSSAVYQSLCRRNPAPFAAWYRQPEGEILSSSPERLLRVAGGRAETRPIAGTRRRDADPTRDRELVEQLQGHPKERAEHVMLIDLERNDLGRVCEPGSVSVDELMVVESYAHVHHLVSNIGGRLPASTSPLAALAACFPGGTITGCPKVRCMEILAELEETGRGPYTGSLGYLSNHGPMDSNILIRSVFLAPDGRGQFRTGGGIVADSDPARELDETYQKARGVLDALGGESALAAGVPIE; from the coding sequence GTGAGTGACCTTCCTGCCATCACCCGACTGTCGGGTGCCGGGCCGGAGCTGGCCGAGCTGCTTCTGGCTGCCGGCTCGGCCGGCAGCCACCTGTTCGAGAGTGTCACGGCGGGCGGCCCGCTAAGCCGCTGGTCGATCCTGTTCGCCGCGCCCACCGAACGGCTGGTCAAGTCGGCCGACGATGACACCCCCTTCCTGCCGCGCTGGCAGGAGGCCGTCTCCCGACGTCCCGACGATCGAAATGACTGGATGCGACGGCTGGCCGAGCATGATCTGCCGACCGACTTCCCGTTTGTCGGCGGCTGGAGCTTCTTCCTTGCTTACGAGATGGCCGGCGAGATCGAGCCGACGCTCGACCTCCCGGCCTTCGCGCTCGGCCAGGAGAGCGGCTTCCCGCAGGCGGTGGCCGAATACCACCCGGCGGCGCTGATCCGAGATCACGAGCGGGGCGAGGACGTGGTGGTGCACGATCGGTCTGAGGCGGGCGTGCGGTTGGCCCGGCATCTGCTGACCGCCCGAGAATCGGCAGCCGCGTCGCCCCCTCGGGCCGTCGAACTGGCCGAACTGCGTGCCCCCGAAGGAATGCCGCACCGCGAACGGGTCCAGCGCGTCCGCGACTACCTGTTCGCCGGTGACATCTTCCAGGCCAACCTCTCGCATGCCTGGGACTTCCGGCTGGCCGACGACGTACCTTCGAGTGCCGTCTATCAGTCGCTCTGTCGGCGCAACCCGGCCCCCTTCGCCGCCTGGTACCGGCAACCGGAGGGCGAGATCCTGAGTTCCTCGCCCGAACGCCTGTTGCGGGTGGCCGGCGGACGGGCGGAGACGCGCCCGATCGCGGGCACCCGACGGCGTGATGCCGACCCGACGCGCGACCGCGAGCTGGTCGAGCAATTGCAGGGGCATCCCAAGGAGCGCGCCGAGCACGTCATGCTGATCGATCTGGAGCGCAACGATCTCGGTCGGGTCTGCGAGCCGGGCTCGGTGTCGGTCGACGAGCTGATGGTGGTCGAGTCCTACGCCCACGTGCATCATCTGGTTTCGAATATCGGGGGTCGGCTGCCGGCGAGCACCTCGCCGCTTGCCGCCCTGGCCGCATGCTTTCCCGGCGGGACCATCACGGGCTGCCCCAAGGTCCGTTGCATGGAGATACTCGCCGAGCTCGAAGAGACCGGACGCGGCCCCTACACCGGCAGCCTCGGGTATCTGAGCAATCATGGCCCGATGGACAGCAACATCCTCATTCGTAGCGTGTTCCTCGCGCCGGACGGTCGCGGTCAGTTCCGCACCGGCGGCGGCATTGTCGCCGACTCCGACCCCGCGCGCGAACTGGACGAGACCTACCAGAAGGCCCGCGGTGTGCTCGACGCGCTTGGCGGGGAATCGGCACTCGCGGCCGGGGTGCCCATCGAATGA
- a CDS encoding aminotransferase class IV, whose product MSAGVVSGLDRGLAFGDGLFETLFVRHGRPVALAEHMTRLRVGLARLGLPEPEFDSIMAAIDEAVGEGEATGVCKLVVTAGAGPRGYRRPRHPEPRILASFGSLPPEPPGTLAVDLSPVVMAGSGRLRGLKHLNRLVQVLAQEALPDERREALMTDDEGRVVSGTMSNLFWREGGRWHTPPLVDGAIAGTRRAWLIEALDARITPCAVGRLALADAAFLSNALSAWRPIERLLGRTLGSADVPDASLTAVDGFWQPASTEAERPWPDSLTDALNTTCWGRTARREGVSGSL is encoded by the coding sequence ATGAGCGCAGGCGTCGTCTCCGGACTCGATCGCGGGCTCGCCTTTGGTGACGGCCTGTTCGAGACGCTGTTCGTTCGTCATGGCCGACCGGTGGCGCTGGCGGAGCACATGACTCGCTTGCGTGTTGGCCTGGCACGGCTGGGGTTGCCCGAGCCGGAGTTCGACTCGATCATGGCGGCAATCGACGAGGCCGTCGGGGAGGGGGAGGCCACGGGTGTCTGCAAGCTCGTGGTCACTGCAGGGGCGGGGCCACGTGGCTACCGTCGCCCCAGGCACCCGGAACCGAGAATTCTCGCGAGCTTCGGCTCGCTGCCACCCGAGCCGCCCGGCACGTTGGCGGTAGATCTCTCACCGGTGGTAATGGCCGGGTCGGGCCGGCTGCGTGGTCTGAAACACCTCAATCGCCTCGTTCAGGTACTGGCGCAGGAGGCACTGCCCGACGAGCGCCGCGAGGCGCTGATGACTGACGACGAGGGGCGGGTGGTTTCCGGTACCATGAGCAACCTGTTCTGGCGTGAGGGCGGTCGCTGGCACACCCCGCCGCTGGTGGATGGGGCGATAGCGGGCACGCGGCGTGCTTGGCTGATCGAGGCGCTGGATGCGCGCATTACCCCCTGCGCTGTCGGACGACTGGCGCTGGCCGATGCGGCGTTTCTCAGCAACGCCCTGTCGGCCTGGCGGCCTATCGAAAGGCTGCTGGGTCGCACGCTCGGGAGCGCGGATGTGCCGGACGCGTCGCTGACAGCAGTCGACGGTTTCTGGCAACCGGCGAGCACGGAGGCGGAACGCCCTTGGCCCGACTCCCTGACCGATGCCTTGAACACTACCTGCTGGGGGCGAACGGCTCGGCGCGAAGGGGTTTCGGGCAGCCTATGA